Proteins from a genomic interval of Treponema brennaborense DSM 12168:
- a CDS encoding MATE family efflux transporter: protein MTIQLSEHFTYRKLFRFVFSSILMMVFTSLYSIVDGFFVSRFVGKTPFAAINLLMPIIMGVSTVGFMLGTGGSAIVSMTLGQKKKDLADKYFSMIVYAGIILGIICAFVGSAVIRPVARLLGAEGELLEDCVMYGKIIFAFIPLYMLQVMFQSFFVAAEKPSYSLKVSVAAGLTNMVLDYVFIVILKKGLAGAAVATVIGYGIGGITPLVYFARRNNSSPLRLTKTKWYGQIFAKSCTNGSSEMVSNLSTSIVGTLYNMQLMKYAGENGVAAYGVMMYVGFIFAAIFIGYSIGSSPIVSYHYGAENSGELKNMYRKGLSLMVLGGIVMVFAAELFARPLVQIFTGYDSELTQMTMFGFRIFILSYLFAGINIWGSSFFTALNDGLVSAAISFLRTLVFQVATVLILPILFGLNGIWFAIIIADLLAATVTITFLLTKRKKYGY from the coding sequence ATGACAATTCAACTTTCAGAACATTTCACCTACCGAAAGCTGTTCCGGTTTGTGTTTTCTTCCATACTGATGATGGTTTTTACGTCCCTGTACAGCATTGTGGACGGATTTTTTGTTTCGCGCTTTGTAGGCAAAACGCCGTTTGCGGCAATCAATCTGCTTATGCCGATTATTATGGGCGTCAGCACGGTCGGTTTTATGCTCGGAACGGGCGGCAGCGCGATTGTTTCCATGACGCTCGGTCAGAAAAAAAAGGATTTGGCGGACAAATATTTTTCGATGATTGTATACGCGGGAATCATTCTGGGGATTATATGTGCGTTTGTCGGCAGCGCCGTTATCCGTCCCGTCGCACGGCTTTTGGGAGCGGAAGGCGAGCTGCTTGAGGACTGCGTCATGTACGGAAAAATTATTTTTGCGTTCATTCCGCTGTATATGCTTCAGGTAATGTTCCAGAGTTTTTTCGTTGCCGCGGAAAAGCCGTCCTACAGTTTAAAGGTGAGCGTGGCGGCGGGGCTTACAAATATGGTGCTCGACTACGTTTTTATCGTCATTCTAAAGAAGGGGCTTGCCGGTGCTGCTGTTGCGACTGTCATCGGCTACGGCATCGGCGGAATTACGCCGCTTGTGTATTTTGCGCGGCGGAACAATTCAAGTCCGCTTCGCCTTACAAAAACAAAATGGTACGGACAAATTTTTGCAAAATCCTGCACGAACGGCTCGTCGGAAATGGTTTCAAATCTTTCGACTTCGATTGTGGGAACGCTGTACAATATGCAGCTTATGAAATATGCCGGAGAGAACGGCGTTGCGGCGTACGGCGTCATGATGTACGTCGGGTTTATTTTTGCCGCGATTTTTATCGGCTATTCAATCGGAAGCAGCCCGATTGTAAGCTACCATTACGGAGCGGAAAATTCCGGCGAACTGAAGAATATGTACCGCAAAGGGCTTTCGCTCATGGTTCTGGGCGGAATTGTGATGGTTTTTGCGGCGGAACTGTTTGCGCGTCCGCTTGTTCAAATATTTACCGGCTACGACAGCGAGCTTACGCAGATGACGATGTTCGGCTTCAGGATTTTTATACTGAGTTATCTTTTTGCCGGAATAAATATCTGGGGCTCAAGTTTTTTCACCGCGCTCAACGACGGTCTCGTTTCAGCGGCGATTTCGTTTTTGCGGACGCTCGTTTTTCAGGTTGCAACGGTGCTGATTCTGCCGATTCTGTTCGGGCTGAACGGAATCTGGTTTGCAATCATCATTGCGGATTTGCTTGCGGCGACGGTAACAATTACATTCCTTTTGACGAAGCGGAAAAAATACGGGTACTAG
- a CDS encoding DUF4180 domain-containing protein encodes MDIKKITRNGAECAVIDSNETVITDAQSALDVLVSAEYGAGTKNIAIDKKLVAEDFFILSTGIAGEILQKYINYGARIAVYGDFSHYTSKPLKDFIYECNTGNDVFFTETREEAIDMLTR; translated from the coding sequence GTGGACATTAAAAAAATTACAAGGAACGGCGCTGAATGCGCTGTCATAGACAGCAATGAAACGGTTATTACCGACGCACAGTCCGCACTGGACGTGCTTGTAAGCGCGGAATACGGCGCGGGAACAAAAAATATCGCCATCGATAAAAAGCTTGTGGCGGAAGATTTTTTTATCCTGAGCACGGGAATCGCCGGCGAAATATTGCAGAAGTACATCAATTACGGCGCACGCATAGCCGTTTACGGCGATTTTTCGCACTATACGAGCAAGCCGCTGAAAGACTTCATATACGAATGCAACACCGGAAACGACGTCTTTTTTACCGAAACGCGGGAAGAAGCAATTGACATGCTGACCCGGTGA
- a CDS encoding alpha/beta hydrolase, translated as MIHENIPLPVQYTDKGVKRGSALPYMTTYILDNYDEIDAERKRPLVVICPGGGYEHLSNREAEAVAIKMNAAGFHAVVVWYSLAPMDFPAALLDLCEAVRFVRTHAALWHVDEKRIIVGGFSAGGHLAASLGVYWNAPLIGKYLPYGADEVRPDGLLLSYPVITAGEFAHTGSIRNVLGGTAEFTAADVSLETLVTGAVPPVFMWHTDTDTCVPPENSLRFAAALRTAGVSLEYHLFRRGVHGIGLATAETSAPDGSAVQPECAVWADLFAVWLKNL; from the coding sequence ATGATTCATGAAAACATACCGCTGCCCGTGCAGTACACCGATAAAGGGGTAAAGCGCGGGTCGGCTCTGCCGTATATGACGACGTATATTCTTGATAATTATGACGAAATTGATGCGGAGCGCAAACGCCCGCTCGTGGTGATCTGTCCGGGCGGCGGATACGAACATCTGTCCAACCGGGAAGCGGAGGCCGTTGCGATAAAAATGAACGCGGCCGGTTTTCATGCCGTCGTGGTGTGGTACAGTCTTGCTCCGATGGATTTTCCGGCGGCGCTGCTGGACTTGTGCGAGGCGGTTCGCTTTGTGCGGACTCACGCGGCGCTGTGGCACGTTGATGAAAAACGGATCATTGTCGGAGGATTTTCCGCGGGCGGACATTTGGCCGCTTCTCTGGGCGTGTATTGGAATGCGCCGCTTATCGGAAAATATTTGCCGTACGGAGCGGACGAAGTGAGGCCGGACGGGCTGCTGCTGTCGTATCCGGTTATTACGGCAGGCGAATTTGCGCATACGGGTTCGATTCGGAACGTGCTCGGCGGTACGGCCGAATTCACCGCGGCGGACGTCAGCCTTGAAACGCTCGTAACGGGCGCGGTTCCGCCGGTGTTTATGTGGCACACCGACACCGATACGTGCGTTCCGCCCGAAAACAGTTTGCGGTTCGCCGCCGCACTCCGCACGGCGGGCGTTTCGCTCGAATATCATTTGTTTCGGCGCGGTGTTCACGGTATAGGACTCGCGACGGCGGAAACGTCCGCCCCCGACGGCAGCGCCGTGCAGCCTGAATGCGCCGTGTGGGCCGATCTGTTCGCCGTGTGGCTCAAAAACTTGTAA
- a CDS encoding HD-GYP domain-containing protein — MQIHFKALLGAISDALDYVEGSLFGAVKNHAKRVAYISAVMGKKAGTEPDHITCLAACALLHDNALTEYIRAEQNAGFDVLQNPEYTKLAEHCVLGEKNISVLPFYSHIRNVILYHHERADGKGPFAKSPADVPLFARIIHLADMVDIGFNPQKNLPDKKETLIEYIRNATGTQFDRDTAGLFLDCLEEYDLLAQLAAHDAGQLLADSFTDTVGEYGLNEVIGMADIFAKIIDYKSSFTCAHSTGIASKAYRMAQFYRWDTDKQAAYYLAGALHDIGKLAIDTAILEKPGALTPQEFTEMKRHASITREILHQVPGFEDITRWAANHHEKLDGTGYPLGLSAKDLSKEERLMACIDMYQALRESRPYKAEFPHAEAIRILSQHAQDGKLDADIIADIDACFGAKS, encoded by the coding sequence ATGCAAATACATTTCAAAGCCCTGCTCGGCGCCATTTCGGACGCGCTCGATTACGTCGAAGGCAGTTTATTCGGCGCGGTAAAAAATCACGCGAAACGGGTTGCTTATATAAGTGCCGTTATGGGAAAAAAAGCCGGAACCGAACCGGATCACATCACCTGTCTCGCGGCCTGCGCACTGCTGCACGACAACGCGCTTACCGAATACATCCGTGCGGAACAAAACGCGGGCTTCGACGTTTTACAAAATCCCGAATACACGAAACTTGCCGAACACTGCGTACTCGGAGAAAAAAACATTTCCGTCCTGCCGTTTTATTCGCACATACGGAACGTCATTCTGTATCATCACGAGCGGGCCGACGGGAAAGGCCCGTTCGCCAAAAGCCCCGCGGACGTTCCCCTGTTCGCACGGATTATCCATCTGGCGGATATGGTGGATATCGGCTTCAATCCGCAAAAAAATCTGCCCGACAAAAAAGAAACGCTGATCGAATATATACGCAACGCGACGGGAACGCAATTCGACCGGGACACCGCGGGACTGTTTTTGGATTGTCTTGAGGAATACGATCTGCTCGCACAGCTTGCAGCGCACGACGCGGGGCAGCTGCTGGCGGATTCGTTCACGGATACGGTCGGCGAATACGGGCTCAATGAAGTCATTGGCATGGCGGATATATTCGCCAAAATTATCGACTACAAATCGTCGTTCACGTGCGCGCATTCGACGGGCATTGCAAGCAAAGCGTACCGAATGGCGCAGTTTTACCGCTGGGATACCGACAAACAGGCCGCTTACTATCTTGCCGGCGCCCTGCACGATATAGGCAAACTGGCGATCGATACGGCGATCCTGGAAAAGCCCGGCGCGCTGACACCGCAGGAATTTACGGAAATGAAACGGCACGCCTCCATTACGAGGGAAATTCTGCATCAGGTTCCGGGATTTGAAGACATCACCCGCTGGGCGGCAAATCACCACGAAAAACTCGACGGCACCGGCTACCCGCTCGGCCTGAGCGCAAAAGACCTGAGCAAAGAAGAACGACTCATGGCCTGTATCGACATGTATCAGGCGCTCCGAGAATCGCGCCCGTATAAAGCGGAGTTTCCCCATGCCGAAGCGATCCGCATCCTTTCTCAGCACGCGCAGGACGGAAAACTCGACGCGGATATCATTGCAGATATCGACGCCTGCTTCGGCGCGAAAAGCTGA
- a CDS encoding M3 family oligoendopeptidase, producing the protein MPNTKPAASAAPRWNLSSIYTDFAHDDYAQALAAYEKGLDTLDELLSRAETAPKITKNAEKTSDTEETGAFEFFPWLAEFLTESNTVGALEESLNAYAYASYSTDTTNTVFLNNLSKLEEIGLRSSQQALSFQQILTSRAHELTQFFTSYPQYEAYRFIFQEELSDAAHRMSRAEENLADDLERTGAAAWGRLHEQIISNLSDPVSGKTFNEIRNDAYSGSRDVRRAAWQTEIKLLQSMQIPIAAALNNLKGTTVTLNRRRGWEQALDRSLAAARMSRATLDALIGAIEDSLPLWRRYLKEKKRLLRPAEIAAVKPSAEESGCAFYDLFAPLAPPEGAKTECADSVRMEGWTFDQARAYIIERFDSFSADMGDFARTAFAEGWIDAEVRKGKVGGAYCIDFPAHGVSRVLSNFTGTFSDVTTLAHELGHAYHHHCITGTDYALTHYPMTLAETASIFAETIVMNDMIGRAAGFDKIRLTELHLQDSCQVLVDILCRFYFERSVFEERANGELSAEDFCRLMAAAQEKSYGSGLSDERHEYMWAVKTHYYSPDLDFYNFPYAFGLLFALGLYARYEKEGKPFARTYRTLLRQTGSLSCEDVCRNAGFDIQSKEFWAQGIKTFETELALLVSYEPAARSS; encoded by the coding sequence ATGCCGAACACGAAACCGGCAGCATCCGCTGCTCCCCGCTGGAATCTTTCTTCAATATATACGGATTTTGCTCACGACGACTACGCGCAGGCCCTTGCAGCGTATGAAAAAGGCCTCGACACGCTCGACGAGCTGCTTTCCCGGGCCGAAACAGCCCCGAAAATCACGAAAAATGCGGAAAAGACTTCGGATACGGAGGAAACCGGCGCATTTGAGTTTTTTCCGTGGCTGGCAGAGTTTTTAACCGAGTCGAACACCGTCGGCGCACTGGAAGAATCGCTGAACGCGTACGCGTACGCTTCGTATTCGACCGACACGACGAACACGGTTTTTTTGAACAACCTGTCCAAACTGGAAGAAATCGGGCTGCGCTCGTCGCAGCAGGCGCTGAGTTTTCAACAAATTTTAACAAGCCGTGCACATGAACTCACACAGTTTTTCACAAGTTATCCACAATACGAAGCGTACCGTTTCATATTTCAGGAAGAACTGTCCGACGCGGCGCACCGCATGAGCCGGGCTGAAGAAAATCTTGCCGACGATCTCGAACGTACCGGAGCCGCCGCCTGGGGAAGACTGCACGAGCAAATCATTTCAAACTTGTCCGATCCCGTCAGCGGCAAAACGTTCAACGAAATCCGCAACGACGCGTACAGCGGCAGCCGCGACGTCCGGCGCGCCGCCTGGCAGACGGAAATCAAACTGCTGCAAAGTATGCAGATTCCGATTGCCGCCGCGCTCAACAATCTGAAAGGAACCACGGTTACGCTCAACCGGCGCCGCGGCTGGGAACAGGCGCTGGACCGTTCGCTCGCCGCCGCCCGAATGAGCCGCGCCACGCTCGACGCACTTATCGGCGCCATAGAAGATTCCCTTCCGCTGTGGCGCCGCTATCTGAAAGAAAAAAAGCGGCTGCTCCGCCCAGCGGAAATCGCCGCGGTGAAACCCTCCGCCGAAGAAAGCGGCTGCGCGTTTTACGATCTGTTCGCGCCGCTCGCTCCGCCTGAAGGCGCCAAAACCGAATGCGCCGATTCCGTACGGATGGAAGGATGGACGTTCGATCAGGCGCGCGCATATATTATAGAAAGATTCGATTCGTTTTCCGCCGATATGGGTGATTTTGCCCGCACCGCTTTTGCCGAAGGCTGGATAGACGCGGAAGTCCGCAAAGGCAAAGTCGGCGGCGCGTACTGCATCGATTTTCCCGCGCACGGCGTGTCGCGCGTACTCTCGAATTTCACCGGTACGTTTTCCGACGTTACAACGCTCGCACACGAACTGGGACACGCGTATCATCATCACTGCATCACCGGAACCGACTACGCGCTTACGCACTACCCCATGACGCTCGCCGAAACCGCCAGCATCTTTGCCGAAACCATCGTCATGAACGATATGATCGGCCGTGCGGCGGGATTCGACAAGATCCGCCTGACGGAACTGCATCTGCAGGACAGCTGTCAGGTTTTGGTAGACATTTTGTGTCGGTTTTACTTCGAGCGTTCCGTGTTTGAAGAACGCGCGAACGGCGAGCTTTCGGCAGAAGACTTCTGCCGGCTCATGGCGGCCGCGCAGGAAAAATCGTACGGCTCCGGCCTTTCAGACGAGCGCCATGAATATATGTGGGCGGTTAAAACGCATTATTACAGTCCCGACCTGGATTTTTATAATTTTCCGTACGCATTCGGACTGCTGTTCGCACTCGGTCTGTATGCCCGATACGAAAAGGAAGGAAAACCGTTCGCCCGAACGTACCGAACGCTGCTGCGCCAAACGGGCAGTCTTTCCTGTGAAGACGTCTGCCGGAACGCCGGATTCGACATTCAATCCAAAGAATTCTGGGCGCAGGGAATTAAAACGTTTGAAACGGAACTCGCGCTGCTCGTCTCGTACGAGCCGGCCGCACGTTCTTCATAG
- a CDS encoding 4Fe-4S binding protein, producing MKLVISKQTVTLPLVFIAVFYGTAFALFFAKGDPFFLFNFMYIGTTLAAGFFLTGALPAEKKDTGRKLTQLFVGLYLLCYVGIFLKEDLQIEGFWFYLFSGVFAGATIHYFVAKIAGPFIFGRGWCGWACWSAMVFDLLPWKEPAGGKRKPFGFFRYIHCVGIAAVAAFLYFGTTFGKTFYENPHLELRWLLAGNAVYYLTGIMLAAILKDNRAFCKYVCPVPVFQKAGNACSLLKITIDPEKCIGCKKCERSCPMQVPILTYKTGNMRVGSTECIACLKCTHVCSRNALSYAFKAKSKSGRSV from the coding sequence ATGAAACTGGTTATTTCAAAACAGACGGTAACGCTGCCGCTCGTGTTCATCGCCGTATTTTACGGAACGGCGTTCGCGTTGTTTTTTGCGAAAGGGGATCCGTTTTTTCTGTTCAACTTCATGTATATCGGAACGACGCTCGCCGCGGGATTTTTTCTGACAGGCGCGCTTCCGGCCGAAAAAAAAGACACGGGACGCAAACTGACGCAGCTGTTCGTCGGGTTGTATTTGCTGTGCTACGTCGGCATATTCCTCAAAGAAGATCTGCAGATTGAAGGATTTTGGTTTTACCTGTTTTCGGGAGTATTCGCCGGAGCGACTATCCATTACTTCGTCGCAAAAATTGCCGGTCCGTTCATTTTCGGCCGCGGTTGGTGCGGCTGGGCGTGCTGGTCTGCGATGGTGTTCGACCTGCTGCCGTGGAAAGAACCCGCCGGCGGAAAGCGCAAACCGTTCGGCTTTTTCAGATACATCCACTGCGTCGGCATCGCGGCGGTCGCCGCGTTCCTGTACTTCGGGACGACGTTCGGCAAGACGTTCTATGAGAATCCGCACTTGGAACTGCGCTGGCTGCTCGCCGGAAACGCCGTGTACTATCTGACGGGAATTATGCTCGCCGCAATTCTGAAAGACAACCGGGCTTTCTGCAAATACGTGTGCCCCGTTCCCGTTTTTCAAAAAGCCGGAAACGCCTGTTCACTGCTCAAAATAACCATCGATCCCGAAAAATGCATCGGCTGCAAAAAATGCGAACGCTCGTGTCCGATGCAGGTGCCGATCCTGACGTATAAAACGGGAAACATGCGCGTCGGTTCCACCGAATGCATCGCGTGC